One genomic window of Solanum stenotomum isolate F172 chromosome 9, ASM1918654v1, whole genome shotgun sequence includes the following:
- the LOC125876422 gene encoding rop guanine nucleotide exchange factor 12-like, which produces MVKEENKYQKSRSFNFRKILELPSKLAHSIGGESSSDDEEEIGEGGGGIIPLQNQQIDSTAFDPSLVSTLTTKVPKAKPSDMELMKERFSKMLLGEDMSGGGKGVSSALALSNAITNLAASIFGEQSKLEPMSQKRKERWRKEIDWLLSVTDYIVEFVPGQQKSKDGTNMEIMITQQRKDLLMNIPALKKLDAMLIDCLDNFKDAKEFWYISKDADDSEKGVQRSDKWWLPTIKVPPEGLSDESRRWLQYQKDCVNQVLKASMAINAQILAEMEVPENYIDSLPKNGRSSLGDSIYKNITVEFFDPEQFLSTMDMSSEHKVVNLKDRIEASIVIWKRKMHQKDAKSSWVPAVSLEKRELFEERAETILLLIKHRFPEIPQSSLEISKIQYNRDVGHSVLESYSRVLESLANTVTSRIEDVLYADSVAQDPSLAIAKWNRSADSSPQKPQSVVSTPKQESDCTAETPTSMTLFDFMGWNMEQGEADINKTNLEALPQT; this is translated from the exons ATGGTGAAGGAAGAAAATAAGTATCAGAAGTCGAGGTCTTTCAATTTTAGGAAGATACTTGAGCTTCCAAGTAAATTGGCACATAGCATTGGAGGGGAGAGTAGTAGTGATGACGAAGAGGAGAtcggagaaggaggaggaggaataATACCTTTACAAAATCAACAGATAGATAGTACTGCTTTTGATCCATCACTTGTTTCAACCTTGACGACCAAGGTACCAAAAGCCAAACCTTCAG ACATGGAGTTGATGAAAGAAAGGTTTTCGAAGATGCTTTTAGGAGAGGATATGTCAGGAGGAGGCAAAGGTGTTTCATCAGCTCTCGCTTTATCAAATGCCATTACCAATCTAGCtg CTTCTATTTTTGGAGAACAATCAAAATTGGAGCCCATGtctcaaaagagaaaagagagatgGAGAAAAGAAATCGACTGGCTTTTATCTGTGACAGATTACATTGTTGAGTTTGTCCCTGGacaacaaaaatcaaaagatgGAACAAACATGGAG ATAATGattactcaacaaagaaaagaTCTGCTCATGAACATCCCTGCTCTAAAGAAGCTCGATGCAATGCTCATT GATTGCTTAGATAATTTCAAAGACGCAAAAGAATTTTGGTATATCTCAAAAGATGCTGATGATTCTGAAAAAGGTGTCCAGAGAAGTGATAAGTGGTGGCTACCTACCATCAAGGTTCCACCCGAGGGCCTCTCAGATGAATCGAGAAGATGGCTACAATATCAGAAGGATTGTGTGAACCAAGTACTCAAAGCATCTATGGCGATTAATGCCCAAATACTAGCAGAAATGGAAGTCCCTGAAAACTACATCGACTCTCTCCCCAAG AATGGTAGATCAAGTCTTGGTGATTCAATCTACAAGAACATCACGGTTGAGTTTTTTGATCCAGAACAATTCCTTTCAACAATGGACATGTCATCGGAACACAAAGTTGTTAACTTGAAAGACAGAATTGAAGCATCTATTGTGATTTGGAAGAGAAAGATGCACCAAAAAGATGCAAAATCTTCGTGGGTTCCAGCTGTGAGTTTGGAGAAGAGGGAGCTGTTTGAAGAGAGAGCAGAGACTATCTTACTCTTGATAAAACACAGATTTCCTGAAATCCCTCAATCTTCCCTTGAGATAAGTAAAATTCAATATAACAGA GATGTGGGACATTCTGTTCTAGAGAGCTATTCAAGAGTACTGGAGAGTCTAGCCAACACAGTTACATCACGCATCGAGGATGTCCTATACGCAGATTCTGTCGCACAAGATCCATCACTTGCAATAGCAAAGTGGAACCGTTCAGCTGATTCATCACCTCAAAAACCACAAAGTGTTGTGTCCACTCCTAAACAAGAGTCGGATTGTACAGCAGAAACACCTACCTCAATGACTTTATTTGACTTCATGGGCTGGAATATGGAACAAGGAGAGGCAGACATAAATAAGACTAACTTGGAGGCTCTTccccaaacatga